In Bacillus spongiae, a single genomic region encodes these proteins:
- a CDS encoding glycogen/starch/alpha-glucan phosphorylase, producing MFSDKTDFKEAFLKRLEMSYGKPFPHTTKRDQFHTLGNMIREYISMNWIHTNEHYRLQNQKQMYYLSIEFLLGRLLGQNLINLGIYEIVKDGLQDLGITLDDLEEIESDAGLGNGGLGRLAACFLDSLASLDLPGHGSGIRYKHGLFEQKIVEGYQVELPEQWLRHGHVWEVRKPDLTVNVPFWGRVESFVDDQGNLRFEHRDAEYVSAVPYDNPVVGYKNSTVNTLRLWSAEPARYQPHKDMMKYKRDTEAITEFLYPDDTHDEGKILRLKQQYFLVCASIRTIVDSYLTKNDDLLKLPEYVVIHINDTHPVLAIPELMRLLLDEYKMNWDDAWYIVTKTFCYTNHTTLSEALETWPVRIFQPLLPRIYSIVNEINERYCHQLWQSYPNEWDRIEKMAIIAHGEVKMAHLAIAGSFSVNGVAKIHSEILKKREMNLFYQFSPEKFNSKTNGITHRRWLLKANPELAQLITETIGSEWIRSPDHLTKLHAFSSDSSFQQELAKVRRVKKEKLAHRIYQQNGIVVDINSIFDVQVKRLHAYKRQLLNVLHIMYLYNRLKEDPTYNMLPRTFIFGAKASPGYYYAKKIIKLIHSVSKKVNADPMVKEKIKIIFLENYRVSVAEEIFPAADVSEQISTASKEASGTGNMKFMMNGALTVGTLDGANIEILERAGKENIFIFGLSAEEVLRYYSQGGYSSMEYYHLDERIHTVVNQLVNGFFSEDESEFEPIFDSLLVENDYYFVLRDFASYIDIHQEVDATFQKPEKWWKMSIENIANSGYFSSDRTIEEYSNHIWKINQYSFHK from the coding sequence ATGTTTTCTGATAAAACTGATTTCAAAGAAGCATTTTTAAAAAGACTAGAGATGAGCTATGGAAAACCGTTTCCTCATACAACGAAGCGTGACCAATTTCATACATTAGGGAATATGATAAGAGAGTATATTAGTATGAACTGGATTCATACTAATGAGCATTATCGACTTCAAAATCAAAAACAAATGTATTACTTATCAATTGAATTCCTACTCGGTCGGCTATTAGGTCAAAACCTTATTAATTTAGGAATCTATGAAATTGTAAAAGATGGTTTACAAGATTTAGGTATTACTTTAGATGATTTAGAAGAAATTGAGTCGGATGCTGGATTAGGAAACGGAGGATTAGGTCGGCTAGCTGCTTGCTTTCTTGACTCATTGGCTTCTCTTGATCTTCCTGGGCATGGAAGTGGAATTCGATACAAGCATGGATTATTTGAACAGAAAATTGTTGAAGGCTATCAAGTTGAATTACCTGAACAGTGGTTAAGACACGGGCACGTATGGGAAGTAAGAAAGCCAGATTTGACTGTAAATGTCCCATTTTGGGGAAGGGTTGAATCATTTGTTGACGATCAGGGAAATCTTCGGTTTGAGCATAGAGACGCAGAATATGTAAGTGCTGTCCCTTATGATAATCCTGTAGTGGGATATAAGAATTCAACTGTAAACACATTAAGATTATGGAGTGCAGAGCCTGCACGCTACCAACCTCATAAAGACATGATGAAATACAAAAGAGATACTGAGGCCATTACAGAGTTTTTATATCCAGATGATACCCATGATGAAGGTAAAATACTTCGATTGAAACAACAGTATTTTTTAGTATGTGCAAGTATACGTACAATCGTTGATTCATATCTTACAAAAAATGACGACTTATTGAAGCTACCGGAATACGTTGTAATCCACATAAATGATACACACCCTGTTTTAGCGATCCCTGAATTAATGCGGTTATTGCTAGATGAGTATAAAATGAACTGGGATGATGCATGGTATATTGTCACGAAAACATTCTGTTATACAAATCACACCACCTTGTCTGAAGCACTTGAAACGTGGCCTGTCCGTATTTTTCAGCCGTTATTACCACGTATTTATTCAATAGTTAATGAAATAAATGAACGCTATTGTCATCAATTGTGGCAATCATACCCGAATGAATGGGATCGAATAGAAAAGATGGCCATTATTGCTCACGGTGAAGTAAAAATGGCTCATCTAGCGATTGCAGGAAGCTTCAGTGTAAATGGTGTTGCCAAAATACATTCAGAAATATTAAAAAAGAGAGAGATGAATTTATTTTATCAATTCAGTCCAGAGAAATTTAATAGTAAAACAAATGGGATTACACATAGAAGGTGGCTGTTAAAGGCAAACCCAGAGTTAGCTCAGTTAATTACTGAAACAATCGGCTCTGAATGGATTCGATCACCTGATCATTTAACGAAGCTTCATGCATTTTCTAGTGACAGTTCTTTTCAACAAGAATTGGCAAAAGTTAGAAGGGTGAAGAAAGAAAAATTAGCTCATCGCATTTATCAACAAAATGGGATTGTTGTGGATATTAACTCAATCTTTGATGTTCAAGTTAAGCGGCTGCATGCGTATAAACGCCAGTTGTTAAATGTACTTCATATTATGTATTTATATAACCGTTTAAAAGAAGATCCTACGTACAATATGCTACCAAGGACATTTATTTTTGGAGCAAAGGCTTCACCTGGTTATTATTATGCAAAAAAGATTATTAAATTAATTCATAGCGTATCAAAGAAAGTAAATGCAGACCCGATGGTTAAAGAAAAAATCAAAATCATTTTTTTAGAGAATTATCGAGTGTCCGTAGCAGAAGAAATCTTTCCAGCAGCTGACGTTAGTGAACAAATTTCAACTGCAAGCAAAGAAGCCTCGGGAACGGGAAATATGAAATTTATGATGAATGGTGCACTAACCGTTGGTACGCTAGATGGAGCGAATATTGAAATTTTGGAGAGGGCAGGAAAAGAGAACATTTTTATTTTTGGCCTATCTGCTGAAGAGGTATTAAGGTATTATTCGCAAGGTGGATATTCTTCGATGGAATATTACCATTTAGACGAACGAATTCATACGGTTGTAAACCAGCTTGTAAATGGTTTCTTTTCTGAAGATGAATCTGAATTTGAACCGATTTTTGATTCTCTATTGGTTGAAAATGATTATTATTTTGTACTAAGGGACTTTGCATCCTATATTGATATTCACCAAGAAGTAGATGCAACCTTTCAAAAGCCTGAAAAATGGTGGAAGATGAGTATCGAAAATATTGCTAATTCAGGTTATTTTTCAAGTGACAGAACAATAGAAGAGTATTCGAATCACATTTGGAAGATTAATCAATACTCCTTCCATAAATAA